From one Micromonospora siamensis genomic stretch:
- a CDS encoding putative bifunctional diguanylate cyclase/phosphodiesterase, with protein MATSRPSPRRSPDQAWLITAPLALLATLSAITLAVLRPPPPGNLLVAAAVLVATVVTGTQVLHIVIRRQSVVLILTEIPLVLAFHYLTPFTVVVIATVAAMVGQLRRRLSAPKAWFNVVKAAAAAALAGLVLLALPDPEGVGPATWLVLAAAVGTNTLVALAAVCGVIGLIQGWQAALEVIRTAPAPLLASLVNVVVGLVILIAVESTLWSALLIAVLAAAVAMIYRSYSQFLRQHRTLGDMYDLTRVMTERGEEGLVADSLLGRVRALMQAEYATLWLPAQGRHPEVLLTARLDDKGLLDVAVTPAGLREQVRKRGRWLAVGRAFGDAPELRQDLDRGHVKDLIIVPLRSGPVVIGTLEVVNRLSDVGHFTPADLPVFETVAAHAAVALENSRLVDRLRHDAYHDTLTKLPNRRRITGALEEAVKIRAPGEVVALLLFDVDGLRQVNESLGHAAGDRVLAEVAERLRTCAPSSALVGRAGGDEFLVTLRCESADAALELAGQLRERIRGEMAFDALTLDVDTAVGVAVHPEHGSDAATLLQRVDLAATAAKSVPGSVQLFNPALESRSLRRLGLAGDLRRALEDGELEVYFQPKVTLRERRLVGVECLARWEHPTHGTVAPEDFVAVAEHTGQLGRLTELVLREGLRRSRDWSHAAQPLAVAVNLSARTLTDRDFPDRVRDLLAEYGVPAQRLTFEIRETGLLDGTDRPIPTLRRLRDLGVRLSVDDFGTGSSSLAYLRRLPVHEVKVDRSFVQGMATDPGDLAIVNAVVTLSQQFGLAVVAEGVESELTLELLQDIGCEIGQGFLFSRPLPYERLEAWFGAQVDPESITVGELPRLRVVP; from the coding sequence TGGCGACGCTCTCCGCGATCACGCTCGCCGTACTGCGGCCGCCGCCACCCGGAAATCTCCTGGTGGCGGCGGCCGTACTGGTCGCGACTGTGGTGACCGGGACCCAGGTCCTGCACATCGTGATCCGCCGGCAGAGCGTCGTGCTGATCCTCACCGAGATCCCGCTGGTCCTCGCCTTCCACTACCTGACGCCGTTCACGGTGGTGGTCATCGCCACGGTGGCCGCGATGGTGGGCCAGTTGCGCCGGCGCCTCAGCGCGCCCAAGGCGTGGTTCAACGTCGTCAAGGCGGCCGCGGCGGCGGCGCTCGCCGGGCTGGTGCTCCTGGCGTTGCCGGATCCGGAGGGCGTCGGACCGGCCACCTGGCTGGTGCTGGCCGCCGCGGTGGGCACGAACACGCTGGTGGCGCTGGCCGCGGTCTGTGGCGTCATCGGGCTGATCCAGGGCTGGCAGGCCGCCCTGGAGGTCATCCGCACCGCCCCGGCACCGCTGCTGGCCTCCCTGGTGAACGTGGTGGTCGGGCTGGTGATCCTGATCGCCGTCGAGTCCACCCTGTGGTCGGCACTGCTCATCGCCGTCCTGGCGGCCGCAGTGGCGATGATCTACCGCTCGTACTCCCAGTTCCTCCGCCAGCACCGCACCCTCGGGGACATGTACGACCTGACGCGGGTGATGACCGAACGGGGCGAGGAGGGGCTGGTGGCCGACAGCCTGCTCGGCCGGGTCCGCGCCCTGATGCAGGCGGAGTACGCGACGCTCTGGCTGCCCGCCCAGGGCCGGCACCCGGAGGTCCTGCTCACCGCCCGACTCGACGACAAGGGGCTGCTCGACGTCGCGGTCACCCCGGCCGGGTTGCGCGAGCAGGTCCGCAAGCGGGGCCGGTGGCTCGCGGTGGGCCGTGCCTTCGGTGACGCGCCGGAGCTCCGCCAGGACCTGGACCGGGGGCACGTCAAGGATCTGATCATCGTGCCGCTGCGCTCCGGGCCGGTGGTGATTGGCACGCTGGAGGTGGTCAACCGGCTCAGCGACGTCGGTCACTTCACCCCGGCCGACCTTCCCGTCTTCGAGACGGTCGCCGCGCACGCCGCCGTCGCCCTGGAGAATTCCCGGCTGGTCGACCGGCTGCGCCACGACGCGTACCACGACACGCTCACCAAGCTGCCCAACCGGCGCCGGATCACCGGCGCGCTGGAGGAGGCGGTGAAGATCCGGGCGCCCGGCGAGGTGGTCGCCCTGCTGCTCTTCGACGTCGACGGGCTGCGGCAGGTCAACGAGTCCCTCGGCCACGCCGCCGGGGACCGGGTCCTCGCCGAGGTGGCCGAGCGGCTGCGCACCTGTGCGCCCTCGTCGGCCCTGGTCGGGCGGGCCGGCGGGGACGAGTTCCTGGTGACGTTGCGGTGCGAGAGCGCGGACGCGGCCCTGGAGCTCGCCGGCCAGCTGCGCGAGCGGATCCGTGGCGAGATGGCCTTCGACGCGCTCACCCTCGACGTGGACACCGCCGTCGGGGTGGCCGTACACCCGGAGCACGGCAGCGACGCGGCGACCCTGCTGCAACGGGTCGACCTGGCCGCCACCGCGGCGAAGTCGGTGCCGGGCAGCGTCCAGCTGTTCAACCCGGCGCTGGAGTCGCGGTCGCTGCGCCGCCTCGGCCTCGCCGGCGACCTGCGCCGGGCGCTGGAGGACGGCGAGCTGGAGGTCTACTTCCAGCCCAAGGTGACGCTCCGGGAGCGCCGGCTGGTCGGCGTCGAGTGCCTGGCCCGCTGGGAGCACCCGACGCACGGCACGGTGGCCCCGGAGGACTTCGTCGCGGTGGCCGAGCACACCGGGCAGCTGGGCCGGCTCACCGAGCTGGTCCTCCGCGAGGGCCTGCGGCGCAGCCGGGACTGGTCACACGCCGCCCAGCCGCTCGCCGTCGCGGTCAACCTCTCCGCGCGTACGCTCACCGACCGCGACTTCCCCGACCGGGTCCGGGACCTGCTGGCCGAGTACGGCGTGCCGGCGCAGCGGCTCACCTTCGAGATCCGCGAGACCGGGCTCCTGGACGGCACCGACCGGCCGATCCCGACCCTGCGCCGGCTGCGGGACCTCGGCGTGCGGCTGTCGGTGGACGACTTCGGCACCGGCTCCTCGTCGCTGGCCTACCTGCGCCGGCTGCCGGTGCACGAGGTGAAGGTCGACCGTTCCTTCGTCCAGGGGATGGCGACCGACCCGGGCGACCTGGCGATCGTCAACGCCGTGGTGACCCTGTCCCAGCAGTTCGGCCTGGCGGTGGTGGCCGAGGGGGTGGAGAGCGAGCTGACCCTGGAGCTGCTCCAGGACATCGGCTGCGAGATCGGCCAGGGCTTCCTGTTCAGCCGCCCGCTGCCGTACGAGCGGTTGGAGGCGTGGTTCGGCGCCCAGGTCGACCCGGAGTCGATCACGGTGGGCGAGCTGCCACGCCTGCGTGTCGTGCCCTGA